The following are from one region of the Jatrophihabitans telluris genome:
- a CDS encoding aldo/keto reductase — MDFRTLGNSGCAVSTLCLGTMTFGAEADEAVSHEQLDRFAAAGGTLIDTADVYSAGVSEEIIGRWFASRPSDVTEPMVLATKGRFPLDGHPNGSGLSTRHLTRALDSSLRRLGLDSVDLYQVHSFDPHTPLEETLRTLDGFIRAGKIGYYGLSNFTGWQLTKIVHLARQLNLAPPVTLQPQYSLIVREIEWEIVPAAIDAGLGLLPWSPLGGGWLSGKYQRDQRPTGATRLGEDPGRGMEAWERRGSERTWTIIEAVQTVAEQRGVSMAEVALSWITARPGVTSTILGARTLEQLETNLRSSDLALTAEETATLEAASDLHATDYPYGALGIEQRSRELVGGR, encoded by the coding sequence ATGGACTTCAGAACCTTGGGCAATTCAGGCTGCGCCGTCTCCACCCTGTGCCTTGGCACCATGACCTTCGGCGCGGAAGCCGACGAAGCCGTCTCCCACGAGCAGCTCGACCGGTTCGCGGCCGCCGGTGGCACGCTGATCGACACCGCCGACGTCTACTCCGCCGGAGTCTCGGAGGAGATCATCGGCCGCTGGTTCGCCAGCCGTCCGAGCGACGTCACCGAGCCGATGGTGCTGGCCACCAAGGGGCGCTTCCCTCTGGACGGCCACCCCAACGGCAGCGGCCTGTCCACGCGGCACCTCACCCGCGCCCTGGACAGCTCGCTGCGCCGGCTGGGACTGGACTCCGTCGATCTCTACCAGGTCCATTCGTTCGACCCTCACACGCCGCTCGAGGAAACCCTGCGAACCCTGGACGGATTCATCCGGGCCGGCAAGATCGGCTACTACGGCCTGTCCAACTTCACGGGCTGGCAGCTCACCAAGATCGTGCACCTGGCGCGGCAGTTGAACCTGGCCCCGCCGGTCACCCTGCAACCGCAGTACAGCCTCATCGTCCGCGAGATCGAATGGGAGATCGTGCCGGCCGCGATCGACGCCGGGCTCGGGCTGCTGCCGTGGAGTCCCCTCGGTGGGGGCTGGTTGTCGGGCAAGTACCAGCGCGATCAACGGCCGACCGGCGCCACCCGGCTGGGTGAGGATCCCGGCCGCGGCATGGAGGCCTGGGAACGCCGTGGGTCCGAGCGCACCTGGACCATCATCGAGGCGGTCCAGACTGTGGCCGAGCAACGCGGCGTGAGCATGGCCGAGGTCGCGCTGTCCTGGATCACTGCCCGCCCCGGAGTCACTTCGACGATCCTGGGCGCTCGCACGCTTGAACAGCTGGAGACCAACCTTCGTTCGTCCGATCTCGCCCTGACGGCAGAGGAGACGGCCACCCTCGAGGCCGCCAGCGATCTGCACGCCACGGATTACCCCTACGGCGCATTGGGCATCGAGCAGCGCAGCCGCGAGCTGGTTGGTGGCCGCTGA
- a CDS encoding VOC family protein, giving the protein MSIFRLNHAVLYVRNVAESVAFYRDVLGFDYIEGGDAITGAAFLRAPGSTNDHDLGLFQVGDQAGPSPAGRSTVGLYHLAWEVDTLGDLEDLLGRLANAGALVGASDHGTTKSLYGQDPNGLEFEIVWILPADATTDADRAASKRIGALDLQREIARFGRSTPGGVGVSR; this is encoded by the coding sequence ATGTCCATCTTTCGTTTGAATCACGCCGTGCTCTACGTCCGCAACGTCGCCGAGAGCGTGGCGTTCTACCGGGACGTGCTGGGCTTCGACTACATCGAGGGCGGCGACGCCATCACCGGAGCGGCCTTCCTGCGGGCTCCCGGCTCCACCAACGATCACGACCTCGGCCTGTTTCAGGTCGGAGACCAGGCGGGACCGTCGCCGGCCGGACGAAGCACCGTCGGCCTGTACCACCTGGCCTGGGAAGTGGACACGCTCGGCGATCTCGAAGACCTGCTGGGCCGGCTGGCCAACGCCGGCGCCCTCGTCGGCGCCTCCGACCACGGCACCACGAAGTCCCTGTACGGCCAGGATCCCAACGGCCTGGAATTCGAGATCGTCTGGATCCTGCCTGCCGACGCCACGACCGACGCCGACCGCGCCGCCTCGAAGCGAATCGGTGCGCTGGACCTGCAACGCGAGATCGCCCGCTTCGGTCGGAGCACGCCCGGCGGCGTCGGCGTCTCCCGCTGA
- a CDS encoding MarR family winged helix-turn-helix transcriptional regulator, which yields MARSSDNPGSSTPARLPRRRASEELTEYQAAVAGYTAAGADETVQRVVTALARITKRLDTFYRSQLAALDLQRGDWGVLQALALSPDGGCSTPSQLADATGVSPSTMTHRLDLLANRGLVERTADPLNRTRSKVRLTRSGRDLFNRAIQDADVAESEVLSALDPDERRRLADVLERLLAGIPG from the coding sequence ATGGCGAGGTCCTCGGATAATCCCGGCTCGTCGACCCCTGCCCGGCTACCCCGGCGGCGGGCGTCGGAGGAACTGACGGAGTATCAGGCCGCGGTGGCCGGCTATACGGCCGCCGGAGCCGACGAAACCGTGCAGCGCGTCGTCACGGCCCTGGCTCGCATCACCAAGCGACTGGACACCTTCTACCGGTCCCAGCTGGCCGCGCTGGATCTGCAACGCGGCGACTGGGGCGTTCTGCAGGCTCTGGCTTTGAGTCCGGACGGCGGTTGCTCCACCCCGTCCCAGCTCGCCGATGCCACCGGAGTGTCCCCCTCGACCATGACCCATCGGCTCGATCTGCTCGCCAACCGCGGCCTGGTCGAACGCACCGCAGACCCGCTCAACCGCACCCGCAGCAAGGTCCGACTGACCAGGTCGGGACGCGACTTGTTCAACCGTGCGATCCAGGACGCTGACGTCGCCGAGTCCGAGGTGCTGTCCGCCTTGGACCCGGACGAGCGACGGCGTCTCGCCGACGTCCTGGAACGGCTGCTGGCCGGCATTCCCGGTTGA
- a CDS encoding MFS transporter, producing the protein MRSGLGRTLVLLSGGALATAGWGAVFPFLYADIATARGLGAGVAAGTFTAFAVGSIVAAPAAGWLADRANPTLVAVLSRLALAAFTGLLVLVSSPAMIWAVAAGFGASLALAQPAIQVILLARTPIERRRDVFAWQFIAINLAAAAGAAIGGVLVDLSSQQAMRPVYAVAVLSALISALAVGLAGRGAHSGVLAGQGAAETVSYRSILAKRPVLWLLGVSLLITLACYAQYDAGLPAYILDATTVKPSLLGAAVAMNAILVAVLTGPVVAYTKRRSLTSLLAICALLWVGCWLIFGLPLIIGGFDGAFVMIGFAALSFGETMMAPILSPLAAALAPEGATGRTMAAVSGASTVATAIGPILSSALLGLHLPAVFIVMQVVFCLAAAASSLKLRRIMAVSRSRSEHPARMELELAG; encoded by the coding sequence GTGCGTTCCGGTCTCGGGCGGACCCTGGTCCTGCTGTCCGGCGGTGCTCTCGCCACAGCGGGCTGGGGTGCGGTCTTCCCGTTCCTGTATGCCGACATCGCCACCGCGCGCGGTCTCGGCGCCGGCGTCGCCGCCGGCACCTTCACGGCCTTTGCCGTCGGTTCCATCGTCGCCGCTCCCGCGGCGGGATGGCTGGCCGACCGTGCCAACCCGACCCTCGTCGCGGTCCTGTCACGGCTGGCGTTGGCCGCCTTCACCGGCCTGCTCGTGCTGGTCAGCAGCCCGGCGATGATCTGGGCGGTGGCGGCCGGCTTCGGTGCGTCCCTGGCGCTGGCCCAACCCGCGATCCAGGTCATCCTGCTCGCCCGCACGCCGATCGAGCGTCGTCGAGACGTCTTCGCCTGGCAGTTCATCGCGATCAACCTGGCCGCGGCGGCCGGTGCGGCGATCGGCGGGGTGCTGGTCGACCTGTCGAGCCAGCAGGCCATGCGACCGGTGTACGCCGTCGCCGTGTTATCGGCGCTGATCAGCGCGCTCGCCGTCGGCCTGGCCGGACGCGGTGCGCACAGTGGCGTCCTGGCCGGACAAGGCGCGGCGGAGACCGTGTCGTATCGGAGCATTCTCGCCAAGCGCCCCGTCCTCTGGCTGCTCGGGGTCTCGCTGCTGATCACGCTCGCCTGTTACGCGCAGTACGACGCCGGCCTGCCCGCCTACATTCTCGACGCGACCACCGTGAAGCCGTCCCTGCTCGGCGCCGCCGTGGCGATGAACGCCATCCTCGTGGCGGTGCTGACCGGCCCCGTGGTGGCCTACACCAAGCGGCGTTCGCTGACCTCGTTGCTGGCGATCTGTGCTCTGCTCTGGGTCGGCTGCTGGCTGATCTTCGGATTACCCCTGATCATCGGGGGATTCGACGGTGCCTTCGTGATGATCGGCTTCGCGGCGCTGTCCTTCGGTGAGACCATGATGGCCCCGATCCTGTCGCCGCTGGCCGCCGCGCTGGCGCCCGAAGGGGCAACCGGCCGGACCATGGCTGCTGTTTCCGGTGCCTCAACGGTGGCCACGGCGATCGGCCCGATCCTGTCCAGCGCGTTGCTCGGCCTGCACCTGCCGGCGGTGTTCATCGTCATGCAGGTGGTGTTCTGCCTTGCCGCCGCTGCCTCGTCGCTGAAGCTGCGACGGATCATGGCGGTCAGCCGGTCGCGGTCCGAGCACCCGGCTCGGATGGAACTCGAACTGGCCGGCTGA
- a CDS encoding RICIN domain-containing protein, whose amino-acid sequence MSPRSPRVSPRAVFSLFRQGDDSERGSLPMVMLVMVVGALLSGLLVPVALAQDRNTTFAASRVRALDAAQAGIDIAVGRIRAAQSSSNSSIGDSTKLPCGTISGSLSGNSTATYAVTISYYPSGKDPVVNPTATPMVCVAGYGTYDVASGTLTPKYALLTSAGKDGVAANGKSSGRTIVSTYVFQTSNTNIPGGVIRIYPAAGATVAYCMDAGSAAPAAGQSVSLQVCSTTTPPVAQQVFAYRNDLTIQLLSSVTSTYPNGLCLDAPSATAGASLVLNACAVLGSPGYTQMWSSDDSAHLRGSLADKSNTSNVCIHAAGQSAGQVVTIATCAGSVTDQYQTWVPSPSAGTGQSGAGNQQLVNFQQFSRCLDVTNQTTAASGGGSFLIIYSCKQNPNPTKIAGNQRWVSAPSLSSALKPTVGEWITQLNATYCMTSPLSLGGYVSVQPCATTSTSRTTWTTYQTKDSSGNDLSYADLYTVKDSNNMCLGLSPNSDVYNGAYYKAIVTTCDGSTSQKWNANPAISSSALQNTREQ is encoded by the coding sequence ATGAGCCCGCGTTCGCCTCGCGTCAGCCCGCGAGCTGTATTCAGCCTGTTTCGGCAGGGAGACGACTCCGAGCGGGGCAGCCTGCCGATGGTCATGCTGGTCATGGTGGTCGGCGCTCTGTTGAGCGGTCTGCTCGTCCCGGTGGCCCTCGCCCAGGACCGCAACACGACCTTCGCGGCAAGCCGTGTTCGTGCACTGGACGCCGCCCAGGCCGGCATCGACATCGCCGTCGGCCGGATCAGGGCCGCCCAATCGAGTTCCAACTCGAGCATCGGCGACAGCACGAAGCTGCCGTGCGGGACGATCTCCGGCTCCTTGAGCGGCAACAGCACAGCGACCTACGCGGTGACCATCAGCTACTACCCCAGCGGCAAGGACCCTGTCGTCAACCCGACCGCGACGCCGATGGTCTGCGTGGCCGGCTACGGAACCTACGACGTCGCCTCCGGAACCCTCACTCCCAAATACGCACTGTTGACTTCGGCCGGAAAGGACGGCGTGGCCGCCAACGGCAAGAGCTCAGGGCGCACGATCGTCAGCACGTACGTCTTCCAGACCAGCAACACCAACATCCCGGGTGGCGTCATTCGCATCTACCCCGCCGCCGGCGCGACGGTCGCTTACTGCATGGATGCCGGATCCGCCGCGCCCGCCGCGGGACAGAGCGTAAGCCTGCAGGTGTGCAGCACGACCACGCCGCCGGTTGCGCAGCAGGTGTTCGCCTACCGAAACGACCTGACCATCCAGCTGCTGTCGTCGGTGACCAGCACCTATCCGAACGGTCTGTGCCTCGACGCGCCCTCGGCGACCGCCGGCGCATCGCTCGTCCTCAATGCCTGTGCCGTGCTGGGCAGCCCGGGCTACACGCAGATGTGGAGCAGCGACGACAGCGCTCACCTGCGTGGATCGCTGGCGGACAAGTCCAACACCAGCAACGTGTGCATTCACGCGGCCGGTCAATCGGCCGGTCAGGTGGTGACGATCGCCACCTGCGCCGGCAGCGTCACCGACCAGTACCAGACGTGGGTGCCGTCCCCCAGCGCCGGGACCGGACAGTCTGGCGCCGGCAACCAGCAGCTGGTCAACTTCCAGCAGTTCAGCCGCTGCCTCGACGTCACCAACCAGACCACGGCGGCCTCCGGCGGCGGGTCGTTCCTGATCATCTACAGCTGCAAGCAGAATCCCAACCCCACCAAGATCGCGGGCAACCAGAGATGGGTGTCGGCACCGTCGCTGTCCAGCGCGCTCAAGCCCACGGTGGGTGAGTGGATCACGCAGTTGAACGCGACGTATTGCATGACCAGCCCGCTGTCGCTGGGTGGGTACGTCAGCGTCCAGCCCTGCGCGACTACCTCGACCAGTCGCACGACCTGGACCACGTACCAGACCAAGGACAGCAGCGGCAATGATCTGTCCTACGCCGACCTGTACACGGTCAAGGATTCGAACAACATGTGCCTCGGGCTGAGTCCGAACAGCGACGTCTACAACGGCGCCTACTACAAGGCGATCGTGACGACGTGCGACGGCTCGACATCACAGAAGTGGAACGCCAACCCGGCCATCTCCAGCTCCGCGCTGCAGAACACCCGCGAGCAGTAG
- a CDS encoding putative Ig domain-containing protein, with amino-acid sequence MSRFDHDSVRRTPFLRTSQDGGDDGFVLLETIVAISIITIVMTALAAFFVTTISTTSQERVRQQATQIADTATETIRGMHASDTYLGHTLAMTGSQFAAGALISQVSPWLADMTAATDTSTSLATPNLSTTGTTTVLNNVTYTTNTYLGWCFVPATGSTDCVKTSSATSDLRYLRAVVAVTWPDRHCPASTCAYVTSTLLSAALDPTFNINATPPAVPIVSNPGNQTSYAVNDSVSLQMAVQANTGVAPFTWSVTAGSLPPGVSMGPTGNITGSPSSQVTSQSVTITVTDAFVRSASATFTWSILPALVAADPGPQASVTGSLITPLTVTASGGAGAPYTWTDPSSSLPPGLSLATSNNNAVISGRPTTPGVYSVTLAVADKTGTRKDTVAFNWTVTYPPLAASIPTNQTSTVSTATTGLQLAAGGGDGNYVWSDPTSSLPAGLSISTAGLISGTPTTAKVNTVTLKVSDPTAGGSFSDTVTFTWTIAAKPTIGLPIAQTSTEGNTPVVAVAYTCPNTACTITLTNPVPGIGLSASSGASTTNNGTVSLVVAATSGTVYLNGQVAATAVTGTNTSATYTPKVQIVDASGATPATTTSTFSWQVFTPPTIATLGSRSVSETGTPTDGFAYTCPRPNCTIALNGTMVPGLGLSTSATNASTNAATSVTVSGNGTIYVNGLVGSTAVTGTATSATFAGLYLSIADTSGLTVANTISKATYTAYVVPTLSGTSSITTNAGSAGQGTYTYSCLAGCTATIASAPAGIGLTTTNNSTTDNTSSASKTLTATTGTTTATFYANGTVTPTATKTTYSTVITLTDAGGVTLTANVAWKVK; translated from the coding sequence GTGTCCCGTTTCGACCACGACTCCGTCCGGCGCACGCCGTTCCTGCGGACCTCGCAGGACGGCGGTGACGACGGCTTCGTGCTGCTCGAAACCATCGTGGCCATCAGCATCATCACGATCGTCATGACTGCCCTCGCCGCGTTCTTCGTCACGACGATCTCGACCACCTCGCAAGAGCGTGTCCGTCAGCAGGCAACGCAGATCGCCGACACGGCCACCGAGACCATCCGGGGTATGCACGCCTCGGACACCTATCTCGGCCACACCTTGGCCATGACGGGTAGCCAGTTCGCCGCCGGCGCGCTCATCAGCCAGGTCAGTCCCTGGCTGGCCGATATGACGGCGGCGACTGACACCTCGACCAGTCTGGCCACGCCGAACCTGTCGACGACCGGTACGACCACGGTTCTGAACAACGTCACCTACACCACGAACACCTACCTCGGTTGGTGTTTCGTGCCGGCCACCGGATCGACGGACTGCGTCAAGACCTCGAGCGCGACCTCGGACCTGAGGTACCTGCGGGCCGTCGTCGCGGTGACCTGGCCTGACCGCCACTGCCCGGCCTCGACCTGCGCCTACGTGACCTCGACCCTGCTGAGCGCCGCTCTGGATCCGACGTTCAACATCAACGCCACTCCCCCGGCCGTTCCGATCGTCAGCAACCCGGGCAATCAGACGTCCTACGCAGTCAACGACAGCGTCAGCCTCCAGATGGCCGTTCAGGCCAACACCGGGGTTGCGCCGTTCACCTGGTCGGTCACGGCCGGCAGCCTGCCACCGGGTGTTTCGATGGGGCCCACTGGCAACATCACCGGGAGCCCGTCGAGCCAGGTGACCAGCCAATCGGTGACGATCACCGTTACCGACGCCTTCGTCCGCTCTGCTTCGGCCACCTTCACCTGGTCGATCCTGCCCGCCCTCGTTGCGGCCGACCCCGGCCCACAGGCTTCGGTCACCGGGTCCTTGATCACCCCGTTGACGGTGACCGCGTCCGGCGGCGCCGGCGCTCCCTACACCTGGACGGACCCGAGTTCGTCCCTGCCGCCCGGGCTGTCGCTGGCCACCTCGAACAACAACGCGGTCATCTCCGGAAGGCCGACCACACCTGGGGTGTACTCGGTGACCCTGGCCGTCGCCGACAAGACCGGCACGCGCAAGGACACCGTCGCCTTCAACTGGACCGTGACCTATCCGCCGCTGGCAGCCAGCATCCCCACCAACCAGACGAGCACCGTCAGCACCGCGACAACCGGGCTGCAGCTAGCCGCGGGCGGCGGGGACGGCAACTACGTCTGGAGTGATCCGACCTCGTCGTTGCCGGCCGGCCTCTCGATCAGCACGGCCGGTCTCATCTCCGGAACGCCCACGACGGCCAAGGTCAACACGGTGACGCTGAAGGTGAGCGACCCCACGGCGGGCGGTTCGTTCTCCGACACGGTGACGTTCACCTGGACCATCGCCGCCAAGCCCACGATCGGGCTGCCGATCGCGCAGACCAGCACCGAGGGCAACACACCCGTCGTCGCCGTCGCCTACACCTGCCCGAACACGGCATGCACGATCACGCTCACCAACCCGGTTCCCGGTATAGGCCTGAGCGCATCCTCCGGGGCCAGCACCACCAACAACGGCACGGTGTCGCTGGTCGTGGCAGCCACCAGCGGCACTGTCTACCTCAATGGCCAGGTCGCCGCCACGGCGGTGACCGGAACCAACACCAGCGCGACGTACACGCCGAAGGTGCAGATCGTCGACGCCTCGGGAGCGACGCCGGCCACCACGACCTCGACGTTCTCCTGGCAGGTCTTTACGCCGCCGACCATCGCGACGCTGGGCAGTCGCTCGGTGTCCGAGACCGGAACGCCCACCGACGGCTTCGCCTACACCTGCCCACGGCCCAACTGCACGATCGCCCTGAACGGGACGATGGTTCCCGGTCTCGGCCTGAGCACCTCGGCCACCAACGCCTCGACCAATGCGGCGACGTCGGTGACGGTGAGCGGCAACGGAACGATCTATGTCAACGGCCTCGTCGGTTCGACCGCCGTGACCGGGACCGCCACCAGCGCCACGTTCGCCGGCCTGTACCTGAGCATCGCGGACACCAGCGGGCTCACCGTCGCCAACACGATCAGCAAGGCGACGTACACCGCCTACGTCGTTCCGACCCTGTCGGGCACCAGTTCGATCACCACCAATGCGGGATCGGCCGGCCAGGGCACGTACACCTACAGCTGCCTCGCCGGTTGCACGGCCACCATCGCTTCGGCGCCCGCGGGCATCGGGCTGACGACGACGAACAATTCCACGACCGACAACACCAGTTCCGCGAGCAAGACACTGACGGCGACGACGGGCACCACCACGGCAACGTTCTACGCCAACGGCACCGTCACTCCCACCGCGACGAAGACCACGTATTCCACGGTCATCACGCTGACCGACGCCGGAGGCGTCACCCTGACCGCCAACGTCGCCTGGAAGGTGAAGTGA
- the pilM gene encoding type IV pilus assembly protein PilM codes for MKHSQIGVSRVGAINPDGHAIGVDIGATAVRAAILSPGTNEGRPSVTVHGLGQVALPVGAVINGVVTDQAVVTAALKQLWEINRFECRNVIVGITNQQVVVRDLQIPNLPPDQLARALPFQAREIVALPIDQVLLDFVQLGEPDPETDILTGLLVATPRQPVLSAVAAVEKAGLRVARVDLSTFASLRSIADAEVSVEAVVDLGAHLTNIVIHSHGIPKVVRSIPRGAYELTQRLADDLGLSVEEAERAKWENGLNGTNKQVSKTLDMALRPLLAEIRSSIHYFASVEGTALLERVSLTGGGSALRGLTQTVADLVGLPTSVVNPMQHVRNRLANKDVQADEAEGSASAVSLGLAMGAAA; via the coding sequence ATGAAGCACAGCCAAATCGGAGTCAGCCGGGTCGGGGCCATCAACCCGGACGGACACGCGATCGGTGTCGACATCGGCGCTACCGCCGTTCGAGCGGCGATCCTGTCGCCGGGAACGAACGAGGGCCGGCCCTCGGTCACCGTGCACGGGCTCGGCCAGGTCGCCCTTCCGGTCGGTGCCGTGATCAACGGCGTGGTCACCGACCAGGCCGTCGTGACCGCCGCACTGAAGCAGCTCTGGGAAATCAACCGCTTCGAATGCCGAAACGTGATTGTCGGCATCACCAACCAGCAGGTCGTGGTGCGTGACCTGCAGATCCCCAACCTGCCGCCTGACCAGTTGGCGCGCGCGCTTCCTTTCCAGGCCCGCGAGATCGTCGCGCTGCCCATCGATCAGGTGCTGCTCGATTTCGTCCAGCTCGGGGAGCCTGATCCGGAGACCGACATACTGACCGGCCTGCTGGTCGCCACCCCACGACAGCCCGTGCTCTCGGCCGTGGCCGCGGTCGAGAAGGCCGGCCTCCGCGTCGCCCGGGTCGACCTCTCCACCTTCGCCTCGTTGCGTTCCATCGCTGACGCCGAAGTGTCGGTCGAAGCGGTCGTCGACCTGGGCGCGCACCTCACCAACATCGTGATCCACAGCCACGGGATCCCGAAGGTGGTGCGCTCCATTCCCCGCGGCGCCTACGAACTCACCCAGCGGCTGGCCGATGATCTCGGTCTCAGCGTGGAGGAGGCCGAGCGCGCCAAGTGGGAGAACGGCCTCAACGGAACGAACAAGCAGGTCTCCAAGACGCTTGACATGGCGCTGCGGCCCTTGCTCGCCGAGATCCGCAGCTCGATCCACTACTTCGCCTCGGTGGAGGGCACCGCGCTACTCGAGCGCGTTTCCCTCACCGGCGGCGGGTCGGCCTTGCGCGGCCTGACCCAGACGGTCGCAGACCTGGTCGGGCTGCCGACTTCGGTGGTCAATCCGATGCAACACGTGCGCAACCGGCTGGCCAACAAGGACGTCCAGGCCGACGAAGCCGAAGGTTCAGCCAGCGCGGTGTCGCTGGGTCTCGCGATGGGAGCAGCCGCATGA
- a CDS encoding prepilin peptidase: MPVVIVAVALLGLAIGSFLNVVIYRLPAGKSLSRPSSHCPVCGNPIRNRHNLPVIGWLILRGRCADCRSRISIRYPLVELTTGVLFVLVALRLNQLSLLSVLPAWLCFAAIAIALTMIDVDVHRLPDAIVLPSYPVLALLLTLGAVTHDTPWALLRMLIGGLALWLSYLLLHLAYPAGMGWGDVKLAGIVGAMLGYLSYSSLLVGAFAAFFLGSLVSVPLLVSSRASRKSRIPFGPFMLAGAFLALWLARPIADAYLHLINVT, from the coding sequence ATGCCGGTCGTGATCGTGGCGGTCGCGCTACTCGGCTTGGCCATCGGGTCGTTTCTCAATGTCGTTATCTATCGATTGCCCGCCGGGAAGTCGCTCTCGCGGCCGTCCTCGCATTGCCCGGTGTGCGGCAATCCCATTCGCAACAGGCACAACCTGCCGGTCATCGGCTGGCTGATCCTGCGCGGACGATGCGCGGATTGTCGAAGCAGGATCAGCATTCGCTACCCGCTGGTCGAGTTGACGACGGGCGTCCTGTTCGTGCTCGTAGCGCTTCGGCTGAACCAGCTCTCCCTCTTGTCGGTGCTGCCCGCGTGGCTGTGTTTCGCGGCGATCGCCATCGCGCTGACGATGATCGACGTGGACGTACATCGGCTGCCGGACGCGATCGTCTTGCCCTCGTACCCAGTACTGGCCCTGCTCCTGACTCTCGGCGCGGTCACTCACGACACGCCCTGGGCGTTGCTGCGGATGCTCATCGGTGGCCTGGCGCTCTGGCTGTCGTATCTGCTGCTGCATCTGGCCTATCCAGCCGGGATGGGCTGGGGCGACGTGAAACTCGCCGGGATCGTCGGCGCAATGCTGGGCTATCTCTCGTACAGCTCGCTGCTGGTGGGAGCGTTCGCGGCCTTCTTTCTGGGAAGTCTGGTCAGCGTCCCGCTGCTGGTCAGCTCGCGAGCGTCACGGAAATCTCGGATTCCCTTCGGTCCCTTCATGCTCGCCGGAGCCTTCCTGGCTCTGTGGCTGGCGCGTCCGATCGCGGATGCCTACCTGCACCTCATCAACGTCACCTAG
- a CDS encoding prepilin-type N-terminal cleavage/methylation domain-containing protein: MLNKLQKLREERANGEGGFTLIELLVVVVIIGILIAIAIPLYLNYQKGAKDKSAMSDLRGAVSVFEQCNSDNGSYPSAVSTTGAMTGCANQLIKLSAGTTMSTYTAANTNTTYIAVTTNSGGNSKWYCYNSTNAGSIVTSSTAITTC, from the coding sequence ATGCTGAACAAGCTCCAGAAGCTCCGTGAGGAGCGCGCCAACGGCGAGGGTGGCTTCACCCTCATCGAACTGCTGGTGGTCGTCGTGATCATCGGCATCCTGATCGCCATCGCGATCCCGCTGTACTTGAACTACCAGAAGGGCGCGAAGGACAAGTCGGCGATGTCCGACCTGCGCGGCGCCGTTTCTGTCTTCGAACAGTGCAACTCCGACAACGGCAGCTACCCGTCCGCCGTGAGCACCACGGGCGCCATGACCGGTTGCGCCAACCAGTTGATCAAGCTGAGCGCCGGCACGACGATGTCGACCTACACGGCCGCCAACACCAACACCACCTACATCGCGGTCACCACCAACAGCGGCGGCAACAGCAAGTGGTACTGCTACAACAGCACGAACGCCGGCAGCATCGTGACCTCTTCGACGGCGATCACCACCTGCTAA